A genome region from Streptomyces antimycoticus includes the following:
- a CDS encoding AbgT family transporter, with protein MDDHYCVADEGVRTVSSKDTTTTPDNTPGKTPGETPPDGPGESSAALSALLRVLGAVERAGNKLPHPFWLFAILSVLLALISWGLATADVSAVDPAGGKTVAVRSLISVDGVRSMISDAITNYATFPPLGTILVVMLGVAVADRSGLLAAMLRAGVAKVPARWMTFALAFTAMVAHIASDAAYVALVPLGGLAFRAVGRSPLLGIVVAFVGVSAGYDASPLITPMDAVLSGLTTAAAHTVDPGYVVTPLSNYFFSLASSVVLAAVITFVTEKVLVKRVAALPPEPEETAGDTAGETGPTTEVELALAPEERRGLRHATIALFVFLAVVVVAMIPTGSPLRGEGGSIVESPVLSGIAVVLGLLFALLGAVYGRAAGTVRGGRDIPDFMAQGMREMAPILVLFFAISQFLAYFKWTGVGQVLAIRGADLLKDLGVTGPVAFIGIVLVCTVINLAMTSGSAMWALVAPVFVPMLMLLHIPPEATQAVYRIADSCTNAITPMSAYFVMALGFLQRYRRSAGIGTLASLTLPLSVAMLVAWTLLFYAWWALGIPLGPGAPVR; from the coding sequence ATGGACGACCACTACTGCGTCGCCGACGAAGGAGTGCGGACGGTGAGTTCCAAAGACACCACGACCACACCCGACAACACGCCCGGGAAGACACCCGGCGAAACGCCTCCCGACGGACCCGGGGAGTCCTCGGCGGCGCTGTCCGCACTGCTCCGGGTGCTCGGCGCCGTCGAGCGCGCGGGCAACAAACTTCCCCATCCCTTCTGGCTGTTCGCGATACTCAGCGTCCTCCTCGCGCTGATCAGCTGGGGTCTCGCCACCGCGGACGTCTCCGCGGTCGATCCGGCGGGCGGCAAGACCGTGGCGGTGCGCAGCCTGATCTCGGTCGACGGGGTGCGGTCGATGATCAGCGACGCGATCACCAACTACGCCACGTTCCCGCCGCTCGGCACGATCCTGGTCGTCATGCTCGGTGTCGCCGTCGCCGACCGGTCCGGGCTGCTGGCGGCGATGCTGCGGGCCGGTGTCGCCAAGGTCCCGGCGCGCTGGATGACCTTCGCCCTGGCCTTCACCGCGATGGTCGCCCACATCGCGTCCGACGCCGCCTATGTGGCGCTGGTCCCCCTGGGCGGGCTGGCCTTCCGGGCCGTCGGACGCAGTCCGCTCCTGGGGATCGTGGTGGCCTTCGTGGGCGTATCGGCGGGCTATGACGCCAGCCCGCTGATCACCCCGATGGACGCGGTCCTGTCCGGGCTGACCACGGCCGCCGCGCACACCGTGGACCCCGGCTATGTCGTCACCCCGCTGTCCAACTACTTCTTCTCCCTGGCCTCCTCGGTGGTGCTGGCCGCCGTGATCACCTTCGTCACCGAGAAGGTGCTGGTGAAGCGGGTGGCGGCGCTTCCGCCCGAGCCGGAGGAGACGGCCGGGGACACCGCCGGGGAGACCGGGCCGACCACGGAGGTCGAGCTCGCACTGGCACCCGAGGAGCGCCGCGGACTGCGCCACGCCACCATCGCCCTCTTCGTCTTTCTCGCGGTGGTCGTGGTGGCGATGATCCCCACCGGGTCCCCGCTGCGCGGCGAGGGCGGCAGCATCGTCGAATCGCCCGTGCTCTCCGGTATCGCCGTGGTGCTCGGACTGCTCTTCGCCCTCCTCGGCGCGGTCTACGGACGCGCGGCCGGCACCGTGCGCGGCGGCCGTGACATCCCGGACTTCATGGCGCAGGGCATGCGGGAGATGGCCCCCATCCTGGTGCTGTTCTTCGCCATCTCCCAGTTCCTCGCCTACTTCAAGTGGACCGGCGTCGGCCAGGTGCTCGCCATCCGCGGCGCCGATCTGCTCAAGGACCTCGGGGTCACCGGCCCGGTCGCCTTCATCGGCATCGTGCTGGTGTGCACGGTGATCAATCTGGCGATGACCAGCGGTTCTGCCATGTGGGCGCTGGTGGCCCCGGTCTTCGTGCCGATGCTGATGCTGTTGCACATCCCCCCGGAGGCCACCCAGGCCGTCTACCGCATCGCCGACTCCTGCACCAACGCCATCACCCCGATGAGCGCCTACTTCGTCATGGCGCTCGGCTTCCTCCAGCGCTACCGGCGCTCCGCAGGCATCGGCACCCTCGCCTCGCTGACCCTGCCGCTCTCCGTGGCCATGCTGGTGGCCTGGACCCTGCTCTTCTACGCCTGGTGGGCGCTGGGCATCCCGCTCGGCCCCGGCGCGCCCGTCCGCTGA
- a CDS encoding M20 family metallopeptidase: MTPSDLAAATVRVLPEMIEDLRTLVELETPSNDKRLLNAGLATIGDWLDERLGEPDGTERHDCGTYGDVLAVTYRGTAPGTVLLLCHYDTVWPAGTLAEWPFQVEDGRVSGPGVFDMKTGLVQAVWALRLLRELELPHPSVRLLLNGDEEIGSPASRRHIERLSEDVLATLVFEASLDGALKTSRKGVGLFDVTAYGIESHAGLDPFAGASAIHALAEVVPQIAALSAPERGTTVNVGLISGGTGRNVIAAQASCGIDIRIAELEEMKRIDTALHALAPSDQRVRLTVTGEWNRPPMVPNEPSRGLFEQAHAVAAEHGWELEETAVGGASDGNFVSALGRPVLDGLGALGSGAHARHEHTVLAPIPARTALTVGLLRALAADAS; this comes from the coding sequence ATGACCCCCTCCGATCTCGCCGCCGCCACCGTCCGGGTGCTGCCCGAGATGATCGAAGACCTACGGACGCTGGTGGAGCTGGAGACGCCGAGCAATGACAAGCGGCTGTTGAATGCCGGGCTCGCCACGATCGGCGACTGGCTCGACGAGCGGCTCGGCGAGCCGGACGGAACCGAGCGCCACGACTGCGGGACGTACGGCGATGTGCTGGCCGTGACCTATCGCGGCACGGCCCCCGGCACCGTGCTGCTGCTGTGCCACTACGACACGGTCTGGCCGGCCGGAACGCTCGCCGAATGGCCCTTCCAGGTGGAGGACGGCCGGGTGAGCGGCCCCGGTGTCTTCGATATGAAGACGGGTCTGGTGCAGGCCGTCTGGGCCCTGCGGCTGCTGCGCGAGCTGGAGCTTCCCCACCCCTCGGTGCGGCTGCTGCTCAACGGCGACGAGGAGATCGGCAGCCCCGCCTCCCGGCGCCATATCGAGCGGCTGAGCGAGGACGTGCTGGCCACGCTGGTCTTCGAGGCGTCGCTGGACGGGGCGCTCAAGACCTCCCGCAAGGGCGTCGGGCTGTTCGATGTGACCGCCTACGGCATCGAATCGCATGCGGGACTCGACCCGTTCGCGGGCGCGAGCGCCATCCACGCGCTGGCCGAGGTCGTCCCGCAGATCGCCGCGCTCAGCGCCCCGGAGCGCGGAACCACGGTGAACGTGGGGCTGATCAGCGGCGGCACCGGGCGCAATGTGATCGCCGCACAGGCGAGCTGCGGTATCGACATCCGGATCGCCGAACTGGAGGAGATGAAGCGGATCGACACCGCGCTGCACGCCCTCGCCCCCTCCGACCAGCGGGTGCGGCTGACCGTCACCGGTGAGTGGAACCGCCCGCCGATGGTCCCCAATGAGCCGTCCCGCGGGCTGTTCGAGCAGGCTCACGCGGTCGCCGCGGAACACGGCTGGGAGCTGGAGGAGACCGCGGTCGGCGGTGCCAGCGACGGCAACTTCGTCTCCGCGCTCGGCCGTCCGGTCCTCGACGGACTCGGTGCCCTCGGCTCCGGCGCCCACGCCCGCCATGAGCACACGGTGCTCGCCCCGATCCCGGCCCGTACCGCGCTGACCGTCGGTCTGCTGCGGGCGCTGGCGGCGGACGCCTCGTAA
- a CDS encoding DUF397 domain-containing protein yields the protein MDRIHNGMRASDLGSEGWHKPWSGGNGGNCVEAMRLDDGRVAIRQSTDPDGPALIYTRSEIMAFIEGAKAGEADFLIS from the coding sequence ATGGATCGCATTCACAACGGCATGCGCGCGAGCGACCTCGGCAGTGAGGGCTGGCACAAGCCGTGGAGTGGTGGCAACGGCGGCAACTGCGTCGAAGCCATGAGGCTGGACGACGGCCGGGTCGCGATCCGTCAGTCGACCGATCCGGACGGTCCGGCGCTGATCTACACCCGCAGCGAGATCATGGCGTTCATCGAGGGTGCCAAGGCGGGCGAGGCCGATTTCCTCATCTCCTGA
- a CDS encoding helix-turn-helix domain-containing protein, with product MSEPRSAPTVGQVVLGKRLQDLREKAGFKRDEAARVLRVAPATVRRMETAEVALKVPYVQMLLDAYGITGDELDSFITLTEEANKPGWWQRFHDILPDWFSVHVSLEGAAEMIRAYEPHFVPGLLQTEEYAHAVMQTGAVGQSAPRQAERHVALRMERQTLLSRRDAPRLWVVMDETVLRRQVGSAEVMRDQIDRLLEAVEMPHITLQISEFTSGHHPGTYGPFVLFRFAVPELPDMVYVEYLTGAVYLDERIEVASHLEALDRMAAQAATARRTKEILRDFRKEL from the coding sequence GTGAGTGAACCGCGGTCGGCCCCGACCGTGGGTCAGGTCGTCCTCGGCAAGAGGCTGCAGGACCTGCGGGAGAAGGCGGGATTCAAGCGGGACGAGGCGGCCAGAGTGCTGCGGGTCGCGCCCGCCACCGTCCGTCGCATGGAGACCGCCGAGGTCGCGCTGAAGGTTCCGTATGTGCAGATGCTGCTGGACGCCTACGGCATCACCGGCGACGAGCTCGATTCCTTCATCACCCTGACCGAGGAGGCCAACAAGCCCGGCTGGTGGCAGCGGTTCCACGACATTCTCCCGGACTGGTTCAGCGTCCATGTCAGCCTGGAGGGCGCGGCCGAGATGATCCGGGCGTACGAGCCGCATTTCGTCCCCGGACTGCTCCAGACCGAGGAGTACGCCCACGCGGTCATGCAGACCGGTGCGGTCGGCCAGTCCGCTCCCCGGCAGGCGGAGCGCCATGTGGCGCTGCGCATGGAGCGGCAGACGCTGCTCAGCCGGCGGGACGCGCCCCGGCTGTGGGTGGTGATGGACGAGACGGTGCTGCGCCGCCAGGTGGGCTCGGCGGAGGTGATGCGCGACCAGATCGACCGGCTGCTGGAGGCCGTCGAGATGCCGCACATCACGCTGCAGATCTCGGAGTTCACCTCCGGACACCATCCGGGCACCTATGGGCCCTTCGTCCTCTTCCGCTTCGCTGTTCCCGAACTGCCGGACATGGTCTACGTCGAGTACCTGACCGGCGCCGTCTACCTGGATGAGCGCATCGAGGTGGCCTCCCATCTGGAGGCCCTGGACCGCATGGCGGCCCAGGCGGCAACCGCACGACGCACAAAGGAAATCCTCCGCGATTTCCGCAAGGAGCTCTGA
- a CDS encoding pyridoxal phosphate-dependent aminotransferase, with translation MELFRGTAHSPSFFALNRAGVTGGGQELVDFCIPCNPYFPTPAMFAVMAVRLRDILTYYPSSAETITAELADVLGLQPQTMAMGNGSTELITWIDHLLVKESLAVPIPTFGRWTDQPMETGKRVDMFQLPEMSGFALDPNAFVNFVRSRGSRVAVICNPNNPDGGLVSRQALIGIMDALADLDLIVIDESFLEFADAEAYPSVVDEAILRPNVIVLRSLGKNFGLHGVRFGYLVANPSLAVQIRSRLPKWNLNSFAEVIVFMLKRYRQEYVDSLRMLSRDRQQMTTQLAGLPGMTVYPSQGNFVFVKLPAGTDGGWVRDQLLSQHGVLVRECGNKLGSSSQFMRLVVRSQPDVQRLLTGLSTVLYGTSFYAPQIGWDQQPSLSSGYAGTSGYAELPGSWGSAAAQAPSLDYSYQQPPQLPAAPMAQGPRPTYSAAALPAPQGVSGDPYGQASFAGASAGYAQQQPLAELSPAYVATPPAQTPLYQAPAALPQPQMAQPQMAQAQMAQAAQPLIPQQAAAQQFQAPRLQPAQSQAPQGQAPFMQMAPQPQSAQYQGAQAQTGQIPMVQVQGAQEQGAGFGYNLFRPEETTVDQIPVYGQRDAGVPEPSPVERTQAMTYDPAELKAAAAAPVVPLSEQEDDPTGQTPALQRYPRPAAYLQDDSMS, from the coding sequence ATGGAGCTTTTCCGTGGCACCGCTCACAGCCCGTCGTTCTTCGCGCTCAACCGCGCCGGGGTCACGGGTGGCGGACAGGAGCTCGTGGACTTCTGCATCCCCTGCAATCCCTACTTCCCCACCCCCGCGATGTTCGCCGTGATGGCGGTCAGGCTGCGGGACATCCTCACCTACTACCCGAGCTCCGCGGAGACCATCACCGCCGAACTGGCCGATGTGCTCGGGCTGCAGCCGCAGACCATGGCGATGGGCAACGGCTCGACCGAGCTCATCACCTGGATCGACCATCTGCTGGTGAAGGAAAGCCTGGCGGTGCCGATTCCCACCTTCGGCCGCTGGACCGACCAGCCGATGGAAACCGGCAAGCGGGTCGACATGTTCCAGCTTCCGGAAATGAGCGGCTTCGCACTCGACCCGAACGCCTTCGTCAACTTCGTACGCTCCCGGGGCTCTCGGGTCGCGGTGATCTGCAACCCCAACAACCCCGACGGCGGGCTGGTGTCCCGCCAGGCCCTCATCGGCATCATGGACGCCCTGGCCGACCTCGATCTGATCGTGATCGACGAGTCGTTCCTGGAGTTCGCGGACGCCGAGGCGTATCCGAGCGTCGTCGACGAGGCCATCCTGCGCCCGAACGTGATCGTGCTGCGCAGCCTCGGCAAGAACTTCGGGCTGCACGGTGTGCGCTTCGGCTACCTGGTCGCCAATCCGTCGCTGGCCGTGCAGATCCGCTCCCGGCTGCCCAAGTGGAACCTCAACTCCTTCGCCGAGGTCATCGTCTTCATGCTGAAGCGGTACCGGCAGGAGTACGTGGACAGCCTGCGCATGCTCAGCCGCGACCGGCAGCAGATGACCACCCAGCTGGCCGGGCTGCCCGGGATGACGGTCTACCCCTCCCAGGGCAACTTCGTCTTCGTCAAGCTGCCGGCCGGAACGGACGGCGGCTGGGTCCGGGACCAACTGCTGTCCCAGCACGGGGTGCTGGTGCGCGAATGCGGCAACAAGCTGGGCAGCAGCAGCCAGTTCATGCGGCTGGTGGTGCGCTCCCAGCCCGATGTGCAGCGACTGCTGACCGGGCTGAGCACGGTGCTGTACGGGACGTCCTTCTACGCCCCGCAGATCGGCTGGGACCAGCAGCCGTCGCTGTCCTCGGGGTACGCGGGAACCTCGGGGTACGCGGAATTACCGGGGTCCTGGGGATCCGCCGCCGCGCAGGCGCCGTCGCTGGACTACTCCTACCAGCAGCCGCCCCAGCTGCCCGCGGCGCCCATGGCGCAGGGGCCCCGGCCGACGTACTCCGCGGCCGCCCTCCCGGCCCCGCAGGGCGTCTCCGGCGACCCGTACGGGCAGGCGTCCTTCGCGGGTGCCTCGGCGGGTTACGCGCAGCAGCAGCCGCTCGCGGAGCTGTCGCCCGCGTATGTCGCCACTCCCCCGGCCCAGACGCCCCTGTACCAGGCCCCGGCGGCGCTGCCGCAGCCCCAGATGGCCCAGCCTCAGATGGCCCAGGCCCAGATGGCCCAGGCCGCGCAGCCGCTGATCCCGCAGCAGGCAGCGGCGCAGCAGTTCCAGGCCCCGCGGTTGCAGCCGGCCCAGAGCCAGGCACCGCAGGGCCAGGCGCCGTTCATGCAGATGGCGCCGCAGCCGCAGAGCGCGCAGTACCAGGGCGCCCAGGCGCAGACCGGCCAGATTCCGATGGTCCAGGTCCAGGGCGCCCAGGAGCAGGGGGCGGGGTTCGGGTACAACCTGTTCCGGCCCGAGGAGACGACGGTCGACCAGATCCCGGTCTACGGTCAGCGGGACGCCGGGGTGCCCGAGCCGTCGCCGGTGGAGCGGACGCAGGCCATGACCTATGACCCCGCCGAGCTGAAGGCCGCGGCCGCGGCCCCGGTGGTGCCCCTCAGCGAGCAGGAGGACGACCCGACGGGGCAGACTCCGGCGCTGCAGCGCTATCCGCGGCCCGCGGCGTACCTCCAGGACGATTCGATGTCATGA
- a CDS encoding ATP-binding protein: MGRRHEAAEVKEMLSASRLVTLTGVGGVGKTRLALRVADEARRAFPDGVWLAELAELDNPALLAQGVTEALEIRDHSPRPALDVLVDHLRDREALIVLDNCEHLLEECARLADRLLRAAPRLRLLATSRQALGTAGEQSLAVPTLGLPDPEGPRPTLATLGRCDAIRLFTERAAAIVPGFELTEDNREAVELICRRLDGIPLGIEIAVVRLRALSVQQLLDRLDDRFRLLTTGSRTVLPRHQTLRALIDWSYELCTERERLLWARVSVFAGSLDLDAAEAVCSGEGIDREEILDLVTELVDKSVLLREEHRTAVRYRMLDTLRSYGRERLTAAGEEAVRLGRHRDYYRGLAADARAALFGPAQVQWFARLQLEHANLRTALEGCLAEPGQTGHGLEMAADLLYHWITSYYLGEGRRWLDQALALCTEPTGARARALWTDSWLAVIQSDTDSAAAMLEESRSIGTRLGLDPVLAYTALYSGMVAMYRSETRSAIALYEEAVTRHRATGDPVGLALALIRLSLAHSFIGDSPRAIALGEESLAVCDAYGEGWHRAYTMMALGVDVWRQGDTARAAALEKDSLTFNRSLDDPLGVAVNLEVLAWIAATDRDHTRAARLLGALRTIWHAIGAAHSGYGHLVHYHEECEATVRRALGKPAFNAAFRLGARLSYAEALVYALEDELPSGETAVGGRPSPLTPRESEIAQLVAQGLSNKEIASSLVIAQRTAEGHIEHILSKLGFSSRAQVAVWVAEQHRTAGADGEHPPEDTV; the protein is encoded by the coding sequence GTGGGACGTCGGCATGAGGCGGCCGAGGTCAAGGAGATGCTGTCCGCGTCCCGCCTGGTCACCCTCACCGGCGTCGGCGGAGTGGGCAAGACCCGGCTGGCGCTGCGGGTCGCGGACGAGGCGCGCCGGGCCTTCCCCGACGGCGTCTGGCTGGCCGAACTCGCCGAGCTGGACAATCCCGCGCTGCTCGCCCAGGGCGTCACCGAAGCACTGGAGATACGGGACCACTCCCCCCGCCCGGCTCTTGACGTCCTCGTCGACCATCTGCGGGACCGGGAGGCGCTGATCGTCCTCGACAACTGCGAGCACCTCCTGGAGGAGTGCGCCCGGCTCGCCGATCGGCTGCTGCGCGCGGCGCCCCGGCTGCGGCTGCTGGCCACCAGCCGTCAGGCGCTGGGCACGGCGGGTGAGCAGAGCCTGGCCGTCCCCACCCTGGGGCTGCCGGACCCCGAGGGGCCACGGCCCACCCTCGCCACGCTCGGGCGGTGCGACGCGATACGGCTGTTCACCGAGCGGGCGGCGGCCATCGTGCCCGGATTCGAGCTCACCGAGGACAACCGGGAGGCCGTCGAGCTGATCTGCCGGCGGCTCGACGGCATCCCACTGGGGATCGAGATCGCGGTCGTACGGCTGCGCGCGCTGTCCGTCCAACAGCTGCTGGACCGGCTCGACGACCGGTTCCGGCTGCTGACCACGGGCTCCCGGACGGTCCTCCCCCGTCATCAGACGCTGCGCGCGCTGATCGACTGGAGCTATGAGCTGTGCACCGAGCGGGAGCGGCTGCTGTGGGCCCGGGTCTCGGTGTTCGCCGGAAGCCTGGACCTGGACGCGGCCGAGGCGGTCTGCTCGGGCGAGGGCATCGACCGCGAGGAGATCCTGGACCTGGTGACCGAGCTGGTGGACAAGTCGGTGCTGCTCAGGGAGGAGCACCGGACGGCGGTGCGCTACCGGATGCTGGACACCCTGCGCAGCTACGGCCGTGAGCGGCTGACGGCCGCCGGGGAGGAGGCCGTACGGCTGGGCCGCCATCGCGACTACTACCGCGGGCTCGCCGCGGACGCGCGGGCGGCGCTCTTCGGACCGGCCCAGGTGCAGTGGTTCGCCCGGCTCCAGCTGGAGCACGCCAATCTGCGCACCGCCCTGGAGGGTTGCCTGGCCGAGCCCGGGCAGACCGGCCACGGTCTGGAGATGGCGGCCGATCTGCTCTACCACTGGATCACCAGCTACTACCTCGGCGAGGGCCGCCGCTGGCTGGACCAGGCCCTGGCACTGTGCACCGAACCCACCGGGGCACGAGCGCGGGCCCTGTGGACCGACAGCTGGCTGGCCGTCATCCAGTCGGACACCGACAGCGCCGCGGCCATGCTCGAGGAGAGCCGGTCCATCGGGACCCGGCTGGGCCTGGACCCGGTGCTGGCCTACACCGCGCTCTACTCCGGCATGGTCGCCATGTACCGAAGCGAGACCCGGTCCGCGATCGCGCTCTACGAGGAGGCCGTGACCCGCCATCGCGCGACCGGCGATCCGGTGGGGCTGGCCCTGGCGCTCATCCGGCTCTCGCTCGCCCACTCCTTCATCGGCGACTCACCCCGCGCGATCGCCCTGGGCGAGGAGTCGCTGGCGGTGTGCGACGCGTACGGCGAGGGTTGGCACCGGGCCTACACGATGATGGCGCTCGGCGTGGACGTATGGCGCCAGGGCGACACGGCCAGGGCGGCCGCCTTGGAGAAGGACAGCCTCACGTTCAACCGCTCGCTGGACGATCCGCTGGGCGTCGCGGTCAATCTGGAGGTGCTGGCCTGGATCGCGGCCACCGACCGGGACCACACGCGGGCGGCCAGGCTGCTGGGCGCGCTGCGGACCATCTGGCACGCCATCGGCGCCGCCCACTCCGGCTACGGGCATCTGGTCCACTACCACGAGGAGTGCGAGGCCACGGTGCGGCGGGCGCTGGGCAAACCGGCTTTCAACGCGGCGTTCAGGCTCGGCGCCCGGCTGTCCTACGCCGAGGCGCTGGTGTACGCGCTCGAGGACGAACTGCCCAGCGGGGAGACGGCGGTGGGCGGGCGGCCGTCGCCGCTGACGCCCCGGGAGTCCGAAATCGCGCAACTGGTCGCGCAGGGCCTCAGCAACAAGGAGATCGCCTCGTCCCTGGTCATCGCCCAGCGCACGGCCGAGGGCCATATTGAGCACATTTTGAGCAAGCTGGGTTTCAGCTCGCGTGCGCAGGTGGCGGTCTGGGTAGCGGAACAGCACCGCACCGCGGGAGCCGATGGCGAACACCCGCCGGAGGATACGGTCTGA
- a CDS encoding DUF5999 family protein, with protein sequence MCLHQPPCPSADASDHDSARLVASHPEQGWSLLCNGVVIFADTGELLPDGRAIPAPRISPDQST encoded by the coding sequence ATGTGCCTCCATCAACCTCCCTGTCCGTCGGCCGACGCATCGGATCATGATTCGGCGCGTCTGGTGGCCAGCCACCCCGAGCAGGGGTGGAGCCTGCTCTGCAACGGAGTGGTGATCTTCGCGGACACGGGTGAACTCCTTCCCGACGGGCGTGCCATCCCCGCCCCCCGGATCAGCCCCGACCAGTCGACATGA
- a CDS encoding ATP-binding protein, protein MNATTVTLSCGAPVSTERRLEAARPPATRGGTSWLLPSEPSSVPMARRLTIAQLGVWAMHDFSDDAELLVSELVTNALRHAGGPIRLTLSLCSVDRAFRCEVADEDPGQPRVRRTCGDDEGGRGLHLLDLLSRCWGSTCTAAGKVVWFELHPPALALEAALEEGHMTP, encoded by the coding sequence ATGAATGCGACCACCGTCACCCTCTCGTGCGGCGCCCCGGTGAGCACCGAGCGCCGGCTTGAGGCTGCCCGGCCTCCCGCCACCCGTGGCGGGACGTCGTGGCTGCTGCCCTCCGAGCCCTCGTCGGTGCCCATGGCCCGGCGGCTGACCATCGCCCAGCTCGGGGTATGGGCGATGCACGACTTTTCCGACGACGCCGAGCTGCTCGTCAGCGAGCTGGTGACCAATGCCCTGCGGCACGCCGGCGGACCGATCCGCCTGACGCTCTCCCTGTGCTCCGTCGACCGCGCCTTCCGGTGCGAGGTGGCGGATGAGGACCCCGGGCAGCCCCGGGTGCGCCGGACATGCGGCGATGACGAAGGCGGCCGCGGACTCCATCTGCTGGACCTGCTCTCCCGCTGCTGGGGCTCCACCTGCACGGCGGCGGGCAAGGTCGTCTGGTTCGAGCTCCACCCACCTGCCCTCGCGCTGGAAGCCGCCCTGGAAGAAGGGCACATGACCCCGTGA